A section of the Saccopteryx leptura isolate mSacLep1 chromosome 6, mSacLep1_pri_phased_curated, whole genome shotgun sequence genome encodes:
- the MMD2 gene encoding monocyte to macrophage differentiation factor 2 isoform X1 encodes MFAPRLLDFQKTKYARFMNHRVPAHKRYQPTEYEHAANCATHALWIIPSILGSSNLYFLSDDDWETISAWIYGLGLCGLFVVSTMFHTISWKKSHLRMVEHCLHMCDRMVIYFFIAASYAPWLNLRELGPWASHMRWLVWIMASVGTVYVFFFHERYKLVELLCYVVMGFFPALVILSMPNTDGVWELVTGGAFYCLGTVFFKSDGRIPFAHAIWHLFVAFGAGTHYYAIWRYLYLPSTLQAKVSK; translated from the exons GTTCATGAACCACCGGGTCCCCGCCCACAAGAGGTACCAGCCTACAGAGTACGAACATGCGGCTAACTGTGCCACCCATGCT ctCTGGATCATCCCCAGCATCCTCGGCAGCTCCAACCTCTACTTCCTGTCGGACGACGACTGGGAGACCATTTCTGCCTGGATCTACGGCCTCGGCCTCTGCGGGCTCTTCGTGGTGTCCACCATGTTCCACACCATCTCCTGGAAGAAGAGCCACCTCAG GATGGTGGAGCACTGTCTGCACATGTGTGACCGAATGGTCATCTACTTCTTCATAGCGGCCTCCTACGCGCCCTG GCTGAACCTTCGGGAGCTGGGCCCCTGGGCCTCTCACATGCGCTGGCTGGTTTGGATCATGGCCTCTGTTGGTACCGTCTATGTCTTCTTCTTCCATGAGCG GTACAAGCTTGTGGAGCTGCTGTGCTACGTCGTCATGGGCTTCTTCCCCGCCCTGGTCATCCTGTCTATG CCCAACACGGATGGCGTCTGGGAGCTGGTGACCGGAGGGGCTTTCTACTGCCTGGGAACAGTGTTCTTCAAGAGTGACGGGAGGATCCCCTTTGCCCACGCCATCTGGCATCTCTTTGTGGCATTTGGTGCTGGTACCCACTACTACGCCATCTGGAGGTACCTCTATCTGCCCAGCACCCTGCAGGCCAAGGTGTCCAAATGA
- the MMD2 gene encoding monocyte to macrophage differentiation factor 2 isoform X3 yields MFAPRLLDFQKTKYARFMNHRVPAHKRYQPTEYEHAANCATHALWIIPSILGSSNLYFLSDDDWETISAWIYGLGLCGLFVVSTMFHTISWKKSHLRLNLRELGPWASHMRWLVWIMASVGTVYVFFFHERYKLVELLCYVVMGFFPALVILSMPNTDGVWELVTGGAFYCLGTVFFKSDGRIPFAHAIWHLFVAFGAGTHYYAIWRYLYLPSTLQAKVSK; encoded by the exons GTTCATGAACCACCGGGTCCCCGCCCACAAGAGGTACCAGCCTACAGAGTACGAACATGCGGCTAACTGTGCCACCCATGCT ctCTGGATCATCCCCAGCATCCTCGGCAGCTCCAACCTCTACTTCCTGTCGGACGACGACTGGGAGACCATTTCTGCCTGGATCTACGGCCTCGGCCTCTGCGGGCTCTTCGTGGTGTCCACCATGTTCCACACCATCTCCTGGAAGAAGAGCCACCTCAG GCTGAACCTTCGGGAGCTGGGCCCCTGGGCCTCTCACATGCGCTGGCTGGTTTGGATCATGGCCTCTGTTGGTACCGTCTATGTCTTCTTCTTCCATGAGCG GTACAAGCTTGTGGAGCTGCTGTGCTACGTCGTCATGGGCTTCTTCCCCGCCCTGGTCATCCTGTCTATG CCCAACACGGATGGCGTCTGGGAGCTGGTGACCGGAGGGGCTTTCTACTGCCTGGGAACAGTGTTCTTCAAGAGTGACGGGAGGATCCCCTTTGCCCACGCCATCTGGCATCTCTTTGTGGCATTTGGTGCTGGTACCCACTACTACGCCATCTGGAGGTACCTCTATCTGCCCAGCACCCTGCAGGCCAAGGTGTCCAAATGA